GATCCCTGCTTCTTGGGTGTCAGCATTATTATCATGCGTTTTCCTTCGAGCACCGGTAGCTGTTCTACACGGGCATAGTCCTCCAGATCGTTAGCAAAACGAAGCAGCAACACTTCTCCCTGCTCCTTGAACAGAATGGAGCGTCCTTTAAAAAATACGTAAGCCTTCACTTTAGCTCCTTCTTCGAGGAAACTTTTGGCGTGTTTCAGTTTAAAGTTGTAATCGTGATCATCGGTCTGTGGGCCGAAACGAATCTCCTTGACCACGATTTTAACCGCTTTTGCTTTTTGCTCTTTTTGTTTTTTCTTTTGTTGGTACAGAAATTTCTGATAATCAGTTATTCGGCAAACAGGCGGAACGGCAGTTGGCGAAATTTCCACAAGATCCAATTCTTTCTCTTCGGCAATCCGCAAGGCTTCTCTGGTGGGGTATATCCCCTGTTCTACATTATCGCCTACAAGGCGGACTTCGGGCACACGGATACGTTCGTTGATCCGATGTTGATCTTTTGTGTCTCTAAAGTTATTCCTCATTCGGATAGTATTATTCCTTTCTTTATAAATGTTAGTACTTTTTAGATTGTCGAAAACGAATTAAATATTTACCTGTGGATTCATCATTTCATCCACCTCCTGTTTTATTCTGTGTGCAAAAGTAGTTAATTTTTCTGAACCTTGATCAATTCCGCCTTGTTTTCTTACCGAAACTTCTTCATTTTCTGCCTCTTTCTCACCCACAATCAATAGATATGGGGTGCGTCTAAGCTCGTTGTCCCGGATTTTCCTGCCCACTTTTTCATTCCGGTCATCCACTTCAGCACGGATATCCTGCATCTTTAATGTTCGAGCGACAGAATAGGCGTAATCGTTAAATTTCTCGCTCACAGGAAGGATTACCACTTGAGTCGGCGTCAACCACAGTGGGAACTTTCCGGCAGTATGCTCAATAAGTACAGCCACAAAACGCTCCATGGA
This portion of the Petrimonas sulfuriphila genome encodes:
- the infC gene encoding translation initiation factor IF-3, producing the protein MRNNFRDTKDQHRINERIRVPEVRLVGDNVEQGIYPTREALRIAEEKELDLVEISPTAVPPVCRITDYQKFLYQQKKKQKEQKAKAVKIVVKEIRFGPQTDDHDYNFKLKHAKSFLEEGAKVKAYVFFKGRSILFKEQGEVLLLRFANDLEDYARVEQLPVLEGKRMIIMLTPKKQGSAKKEQPSE